The following proteins come from a genomic window of Phacochoerus africanus isolate WHEZ1 chromosome 9, ROS_Pafr_v1, whole genome shotgun sequence:
- the CIROP gene encoding LOW QUALITY PROTEIN: ciliated left-right organizer metallopeptidase (The sequence of the model RefSeq protein was modified relative to this genomic sequence to represent the inferred CDS: inserted 4 bases in 3 codons; deleted 1 base in 1 codon; substituted 7 bases at 7 genomic stop codons) yields the protein MPPLFSQLPPNFPSSSITFPGTHDPQPXXIQTCIXDPVSEGSRDRKWGGRGMRSLGGSRVSXQVSETAEGAEQFLQHKDLSXDPAQHCHAIWGVPDALDYAGEFMSLRVFLFKVTQTWHQLTYSLRCLMDSEDMPLAVTIVCYAQHHTSPSLSQSDTIMATLHELFHALAFFRQPFKSQGFMTTVTFDGSQRTXTQSITLDAFKDSGWKLSSDHMLEGCSTYGPFASGSECWKKGNGFLPGAENPRGEICHPXSCCFLANLTSQLLPGDXRHPSQSPHLKEAEVTVCCSFYQGTERGAYKVQVEKSPWVPCSPGKAIQIPEYNGRLFHPQGXLCQTKNSHSCSYLPTCDLLFXLSLGLAGPPGYSLWKEEQENPTEAALQALVSREDTGRCYFHSPLINSPVFTVYMRNSPGCPGSSVGLLHRALTPTLWKKPLEVIVEEPQNYRRLQPDITAMFLGFVITLDHNPSTTHLGLPKGLCLMLLIPSFMAPQGGPAEGTREMWCYPEHDKG from the exons ATGCCCCCCCTTTTCTCCCAACTCCCCCCAAacttcccctcttcctccatcACCTTCCCTGGTACCCATGATCCTCAACCCTAATGAATCCAAACCTGTATCTGAGATCCTGTCTCAGAGGGATCTCGGGACAGgaaatggggtgggagggggatgcGGAGCCTTGGCGGCTCCAGGGTGTCCTAGCAGGTGAGTGAGACAGCAGAAGGGGCAGAGCAG TTTCTTCAACACAAGGACCTGAGTTGAGaccctgcccagcactgccacGCTATCTGGGGAGTCCCAGATGCCCTAGACTATGCAGGTGAATTCATGTCATTGAGAGTGTTCCTCTTCAAAGTTACCCAGACCTGGCATCAGCTCACCTACAG CCTACGCTGCCTGATGGACTCAGAAGACATGCCTCTCGCTGTTACCATTGTCTGCTATGCCCAACATCACACCAGTCCCAGCCTCAGCCAGAGTGACACCATCATGG CCACACTCCATGAATTGTTCCATGCCCTGGCTTTCTTCAGACAGCCCTTCAAGAG cCAGGGTTTTATGACAACTGTTACCTTTGATGGCTCCCAGCGCA TGACCCAATCAATCACTCTTGATGCCTTCAAAGATTCAGGCTG GAAGCTCTCCTCAGACCACATGCTGGAAGGCTGCTCCACATATGGGCCCTTTGCCAGTGGG AGTGAATGCTGGAAGAAGGGAAATGGATTCCTGCCTGGAGCGGAGAATCCCCGTGGGGAGATCTGCCATCCCTAGAGTTGTTGCTTCCTTGCCAACCTCACTTCACAGCTGCTTCCTGGGGA AAGGCATCCCTCTCAGAGCCCACACCTCAAGGAAGCAGAGGTCACTGTCTGCTGCTCCTTCTatcaaggcacagagagaggAGCATACAAAGTGCAGGTGGAG AAATCACCTTGGGTCCCATGCAGTCCAGGAAAAGCTATTCA GATACCTGAGTACAATGGTCGTCTCTTCCATCCCCAGG TGCTGTGTCAGACTAA gaactcccactcatgCTCTTACTTACCCACTTGTGACCTGTTATTCTAGCTGTCTTTAGGATTAGCTGGGCCCCCAGGCTACTCTCTGTGGAAAGAAGAGCAAGAAAATCCGACTGAAGCAGCGCTACAGGCTCTGGTGAGCAGAGAAGACACTGGCAG GTGCTATTTCCACAGCCCCTTGATTAATAGTCCGGTGTTCACTGTGTATATGCGGAATTCCCCTGGCTGCCCAGGGTCTTCAGTTGGTTTGCTGCACAGGGCCCTGACCCCGACTCTCTGGAAGAAACCTCTAGAAGTTATTGTGGAGGAGCCACAGAATTACCGCAGACTACA GCCAGATATTACTGCTATGTTTCTAGGTTTTGTGATTACCTTGGATCATAATCCTTCCACGACCCATCTAGGCCTGCCAAAAGGACTCTGCCTAATGTTGCTTATCCCA AGCTTCATGGCGCCACAGGGGGGGCCAGCTGAAGGAACAAGGGAGATGTGGTGCTACCCAGAGCATGATAAGGGTTAG